TGCAAAGGGTCTGTTCCATTTCTCTATATTAATGAAAAAGACACCCTGTTCGGGTGCCTTCTACACGTTCAAATCATACCTGGTATATCCCCGGTACACGTACATACCGGCTTTTTGATACACAATCGTCGCTTCTGTCGGACTGCTGCTGTCCACTGCGAGGGCTGCAGTTGTCATCCCGTAATCCTTTAAAGTCTGAAAGGCTTGATGGAGCAAGTCATGGGCCAACCCGTTTCTTCGCCAATTTCTGCGAATTCCGATATGGGTGATTTCCCCCAATTTTGTTTCTTCATTAACCGCAGAAAAGGCAAATCCGACCAAGGTATCGCCCTTCCATAAAAGGTACCATAGATTCGGATCAAACGCCGGTGTTTGAAATCGCTTCTTAAAGTCTTGAAGAGTTGAAGGATGATAATCAAAGTGGTCAGAAAATACTTCCTCAAACGCTTCATGGAGCTTTTCCGTATCAGAGGCAGGTTGAAAGCTTGAAATGCGGTAAACAGCCGGCAAGGTTGGATCGGGTAAGCTTCCGAGTTCTTTTTTCATTTGGAACCAGTAGCGGGCAGGTGTGAAACCGCATGTTTCAAATGACCGCTTCTCTACTTCAATGTTTGCGGACAGGATGATGATCAAATCCCCCTGGCCATCCTTTTTTTTCGCCTTGGCTGATGAAATCAACTCATTTAACAGCATCGTGATATACTGACCCATCTTCTCATTGGGTTCCGCGATGACCAGCGCAGGAAGACGATGATCTTTCACAGTCAGGATGGAAGCGGCTGAAAGGTCCCCATTTTGAAACAGGCCGATCCGATCTGTTTCAGGAATGCCGTTTAGCATGTTCCGGATTTCATCTTCACCCGTCTGAATTTCTCCAAACACTGATGATTCATATCGATTGAACAATTCAATCATAGCAGGCAAATCACGTATTGTGATGACTCTTTTACTGATTCCAACCAACATTATTCTCCTCCATTTGTTTGCTGTACAATGGTATAAAAAAAGCTGATTTCTTCATTCAAGAGAAGAAATCAGCAGTGGCATTATACTTCTTCAAAGTATTCTTTGTAGAAGCCGCCCATCTTTCCACTTTCATCGATCACGAAGTAATAATCTTCAGATTCATTCTTCACTTCGTATTCTTTGCCGATGGTAAGGACATTCTCCACCGTGTATTTTTTTGCATCTGTATGTACACACTTAATTTTCTTTCCAGTTTTGCTTTCGGTCCAATTTTGATGGATCATTTCAACAACCTCCTTAGTGAATAGAACTATGCTACTAGTATATTCCTCGAGCGCCATTAGTTCAACCACATTTGTATGTCCATGGTTAGATGAAACTTTCCCACCCCTTCATTCGTATATATATATGGAAATGATGAAAAGGAGTGGTATATAGGATGAAGCATGATAAAGGGTGTATGAAATGTGGTGGAACCGAAGCCGGCACGAAGGATATTTCCACATCCGGTACCGGCCTGTCCAAGATGTTTGATGTACAGCACAACCAATTTACCGTTGTCTACTGCAAAAATTGCGGCTATTGTGAGCTATACAATAAACAGAGCTCAACCGCTTCAAACATTCTGGATCTGTTCTTGGGATAAGGCTCTTTTCGCATAGGTTGTTCCTATTATTAGACGTTAATGTGAGCATCTTCGGTAATTTGAGACAGAGAATAAAAAATGCCATAGCAATGAATCGAGTGCAATATACTTGATTGACGTTGATCACTACTATTCAGAAGATGAATAAGTAGTTAATCCAATGTATTTTTGGTAGTTATCTTCGATGGTTGATTGGAGCGGAAGATGCTCGACTCCTGCGGGAACTGATGGACAGGTGAGACCCCGCAGGACGAAGTCCGAGGAGGCTCACCGCCATCCCCGCGGAAAGCGAGCATCTGCAGCGGAAATCAACCGCATCTCGCTTGTCTAAAAGCCACAATGTGTACGAACACAGCCTAGGATTAACAATTTGTGAAGATTGGGAGAAAATTGTCTTTTTTTCAATTATTTTGTCACACCACCCTGTATATATGGTATATTATAGGAGGTTAAGGGGTGGAAATGAAATGGAAACAGCTAAATATTTACACAGATTGGGCATGTTCCTCACAGCCCTACTGATTATTTACATGTGTTCACACCGTCCGAGTGAAGCCGAGTTTTATTCCTGGCTCCTGGATAAATACCATATAGAGTGCCATGACTCCATCACCTGCACGAAGGTTGATGAAGGTCACTCCTATACAACGATGATTGAGACCGGTTCTAATATTAAAAATGGTTATCTGCTTTTCAACACAATCGGAAAAATTTACGAAGATGAACACGGTACCCGAACAACCGTGAAAGCGATGGGGATGTTTGGTAAATATTTCACCATCATCGTGGATGAACAAGAGAAATAGACTGTCGTTGGCACACAGCTTCCGGCAGTCTATTTTCTTGCTCTTACCTTTTTCCACCATGGCACAAACCGCTTCTTCCTTACAGTGAGTACAATGGCTGTACTGAGAAGGAAAACGGCACTGAGTGCGGCTGCCTTCAGGTTGAAATCAGATAACATCCTGTGAAAGCTTCCAGGGAAAAAACGTCCTATTTGAAAATAAATAAGAGCCCAAATGAACGCCGAAGGTAATGCATAGAGAAGGTATTTCCAAAGAGATATGGCCTTGGAAGCCCCTGCGATATAAGGGATGAATAACCGGACGCCGGGAATGAAATAACTGAAAGATATCGCAACGGCTCCATATCTGTTAATCCATGCTTCACCACTTCCAATGAGGCTTGTTGACTTTTTCCCTTTCATAAACCGGGAGACGAGCTTAGTACCGAAAAAACGGCCATTTACGAACGCGAAGATCCCGTAGCTCATTAAACCGCTGTAGAGGAAGAAAAAAGAAGTATACGTATCAAAATGTCTCCATTCCGACAGATAACCTGCCAGCGCCGCCGCTAATTCATTCGGCACCGGTAAACCGAAGAATACCATCCAGCTGAACAGAAACATGGCTGCATAGCCGAATTGATCAACCAGTCCCAGTAAAAGATCCATGCTACACCCCATTTCTCAACAGAAACGATTACTCCCCTTATAGTCTCTGTAAATACCCTTCCCTCTTAACTTGAAAACAACTGATCTCTTTCTATCAAGAAAGCAGGTCTCTCACCTGTGTTTCGGTCATGCCGATGTCGATCAATTGCTGCTGTAGCTTTTGATGATAGGCTTGGCTGACATGTGGCATGCTCCCCCTTAGTATTTCCCTTGCATAGTGTTCAGGTGGGCAGACCTCTTCTACCTTGTGCTTCACAATAAAAGTCAAAACGTCCCTGTAAACTTTATGACCAATGGTAATATCAACAAAAGCAGGTCTGTACCAGCCAGGTGTAACCCCTTCCCTCGTAAACAAGTATTCTACTGCCTGCTGAGGGACGTCATAGACCACCCCTTCCATTTTTCCTCCATCTTCTATGATGTCCCCCCTTCCGCCATCATGGACTTTGAAAAGGTATTTCATCGAGTAACCTTCCAACTCACCTGCACCAAGGCAGTTCGTGAAAAGATGATCTACACGGGCCAATTTGAAACGGTCATCGTCCATGCAGGATCCATAGGCAAAATACAGCGTCCTCTCAGGCATCCTCTGTAGATATTGATGGACCTTCCAGTCTCCTGAAGGAATTTCTGTCTGACAAAGTGCCTCGCTTCCCGTTTCATATACAAAAGCTTCGATCAGCCCTTCATCGGTTGAGATCTGCTTTGTCTTGCGGATATATAAATTTTCTTCCCTTCCTTCGAGATATCCTTCAAGTTCGTCTAAAGAGGGAAGAATGTCCGGGGTAATCCGATAAATTTCCCCGTAAATGGTTCCTTTTCCTTCTTTCAATACGGGATAGCCCTTCCCTGAATCAAAGAGTATGCCTTCTGTCCACGCCTGCTCTTTAACGGGTTCAGCTTCCTTTAGTAAATGATGGTTCTTTTCGTTCCTTCTTAACGTTCCATACACAAATACATACACAAAATGACCCCTTCTCATACCTTTATATGTTGATAACTTGTATTTATATCAATCTTGCATTCTTCTATTTTATCAAAACCTCTCTGAAATTTCAGTCATTTGTCCCGATTTCCGCTCGTCCTCTCATTAGTCAGCAGTGAAGCTCATTTCCCTTCATGCAATCTTCCTGATCATTCAAGACTTGTAAAACAAAAAACCGAATGAATTCGACCCTCATAAAAGGACGTCGAATATCATTCGGTTTTTTCATCACCTAAGGATCACCTTTCAGGAAAACGGTTACATTTTACCGGTTGCTCGCAGCCTCTTTTGCCTGTTCCCTTAACCGGAATTTTTGTATCTTACCTGATGCGGTCATTGGATATGAATCAGTGAATTCTATATATCTTGGGATTTTATGACGGGAAATCTTCCCCGTGCAATATTCCCTGATCTCTTCCGGTGAAGCACTCTGACCTTCCTTTAATATGATCCAGGCCATCACTTCTTCACCGTACACTTCATCAGGGATGCCGATAACCTGGACATCCAATACTTTAGGATGGGAATATAGAAATTCTTCTATTTCTCTAGGGTAAATATTTTCACCGCCCCGAATGATCATATCCTTCAGCCTGCCTGTGATCCGGCAATAACCGTGTTCATCCATGACTGCAAGATCGCCCGTATGCAGCCATCCATCATCATCAATCGCTTGTCTCGTTGCTTCCTCGTTCTTATAATATCCTTTCATGACGTGATAGCCCCGTGTGCATAATTCTCCCTGGACACCATATGGCACCTCACGATCTGTACCAGGTTCCACTATCTTGACCTCTACATTTGGTAATGCTCTCCCGACTGTTTCCACCTTCAATTCAATCGGGTCATGGGTCCGGGTCTGGGTGATGACAGGGGAGGATTCGGTCTGTCCATAGGCAATTGTGATTTCATCTGCCCCCATCTTCTCCATTACACCTTTCATCACTTCGATCGGGCAATTGCTTCCCGCCATGATCCCGGTACGTAAATGGGAGAGGTCAAATTGATCGAAGTCAGGGAGATTCAATTCTGAAATAAACATGGTCGGCACCCCGTGAAGACCTGTACATTTCTCATCCTGTACGGTCTGAAGCACGTTCCTCGGTTCGAATTCCTGTAAAGGCACCATCGTCGCCCCGACAGAGACACATGCAAGGACACCCAATACACAGCCGAAGCAATGGAAGAATGGAACCGGGATGCATAAACGGTCTACATTTGTGAGACGCATACATTCGGCAATGTTATAACCGTTGTTCACGATATTGGAATGGGTGAGCATGACACCCTTGGGGAAACCGGTTGTGCCGGACGTATACTGCATGTTGATGACATCATCCGGTGAAAGACTTGACAGCCTTGCATCCAGCTCCTTCTCGCTGACATTCCTTCCCCTTGCAATGATTTCAGCCCAGCTATATGTACCCGGAAATGATTTTTCACCAAGGACGATGACATTTTTTAAATTAGGAAGCTTTTCGCTCTTTAATTCCCCTGGTTTGGATGACTTTAATTCGGGGCAGATTTCATACAGCATGTCTATATATGAGGCACCTCTGAATTCCTCCATTAAAATGATTGTACTGCTGTCCGACTGTTTGAGCAGATACTCAAGTTCAGCGGTCCGATAATTTGTATTCACGGTCACAAGGACCGCCCCCATTTTACCTGTGGAGAATTGGCTGACGAGCCATTCAGGTGTATTTGAAGCCCAAATTGCGATATGGTCCCCTTTTTGGATGCCAAGATCCATCAACCCTTTTGCAGCTTGCCTGCACAAATCATTAAATTCATGATAGGACCATCTAAGGGCCCTGTCAGCATAAACAACTGCCTCCACTTCCGGCTGACTCTTCGCTTTGTCTTCCAGAAGCTTCCCTACAGTCGTGTACAACATTTCTGACAAAAGACATTCCCCCTTTTTCAATCTTCCTGGACACGAAACTTAATGGTGATAAAGTACATTGTGTTTTTAGTCCCTTATGGAAGTATATTATCACAAAAGTTAAAATTTTCAAACTTATTAAAAGGGATTCCTCTGTTATTTTAGTGATCGGATAGGAAGGTTTTCAATGTAAGGACGAAATTGTCCTAAACAAGCCCAACTACATTATTTAGACAAATTTCATGCAATCTAAACCTTTTTTCAGCAAAATAACAAAAAATCCAACTTAAGAAGGAATTTTTCAAAATCCTCTTTTCAAAAGACGGATTTCTATGTAGAATAAATAGAAAATATAGAAAATTCTATATTTTATACATTTCCTAGGAGGTTGGTCATGAAAATCTTAAGTAATGAACAGTTGGTGGCAGCTTATCGTGATGCTGAGAAACAAGGGAATGATCAAGACTGGATTTTGCTTCTTAAGAAAGAAATTCGTAACCGAGGATTAAAGCCTTTTAGGAAATCATGACAATGATAACTAGGTAAATTGGAAGAACGATCTCGCCCCCCTGAGATCCTTATCTTTGGCAGACTCATAACTGTGAGTCTGTCATTTTTTTTCTTCATTCTCGTTGTATTGAGGGGAACTTCACTTGATGAATTCACTTCAGCCTGACGGGCCAAGGAGTCCCCCTTCACTCCTTCAATACTTCTTTTTTTCTTTTAATCCATGATATTCCTCGATTTGTTTGTATTGTTCGTCATCGAGTATTCCTATTTTATGAAACAAATAGGAATACTGAATCACTTTTTTTGAGTTGTGTGCTTTCATCTTTCCCACCCTTTCTCTTCGTCCTTAAGTTTCCTTAAGTAAACTTTATTTTAGTTATCCATATTTTATGTTAAGAGTAAAAATTCGTGAAAAAAAAGCTGATCCACCATCCAAAATTGGATGTATGAATCAGCTGAACATTCATCTATTCTTGTCATTCAGAGGTGGCTTAACCTTCAAGAAGCAAGTCTTCAGGATTTTCAAGTAAATCTTTTACCATGGCAAGGAAACCGACAGCCTCTTTACCATCAATGATTCTATGGTCATATGATAATGCGATATACATCATTGGACGATTTTCCATCGTATCCTTATCAATTGCCACAGGGCGAAGCTGGATTTTGTGCATGCCCAGGATTCCGACTTGCGGTCCGTTCAGAATCGGAGTGGATAAGAGAGAACCGAATACACCGCCGTTTGTAATCGTGAATGAACCTCCTTGCAGATCTCCAAGGGACAGTTTGTTGTTTCTCGCCTTCGTGGCAAGCTCCATGATTTCCCCTTCGATTTCTGCGAAATTCTTCCGCTCACAATCACGTACAACAGGTACAACCAATCCATCATCGGTCGATACTGCTACACCGACATCATAAAACTTCTTAAGGACGATTTCATCTCCATCGATTTCTGCATTCACATATGGGTATTTCTTAAGGGCAGCTACGACCGCTTTTGTAAAGAAGCTCATGAAACCAAGTCGTACATCGTGGTCTTCAAAGAATTTATCCTTTTTGCGTTTACGGAGCTCCATTACTTTACTCATATCGATTTCGTTGAATGTTGTCAGCATCGCTGCCGTTTGTTGAACCTCGACTAAGCGTTTCGCAATCGTTTGACGACGGCGGGACATTTTCTCACGTACTACTGGCTTTCCATCATCTTTCTTAGCAGGGGCCTTCTTTTCTTCTAAAGCAGGTTTAGAAGGGGCTTCAGCCGGTTTATTTCCATAAGCTTCAATATCCTGTTTGCGCACCCGGCCCAGTGGGTCAGTCGGTACCTCCGACAGGTCGATACCTTTTTCACGTGCAAGCTTACGGGCTGCAGGTGAAGCGATCGGACGATTTTTCTTATCCTCTTTCGAAGGAGCTTCATCTTTCACTTCCGGTTGTGAAGCTTCCTCAGTCTTCTGCTCTTCCTTTTCTGGTTGAGCAGGTGCTTTTGCTTCTCCGCCTGCACCGACAATTGCAATGACCTGTCCGACTTCGACAGTATCTCCTTCACCGGCTTTAAGCTCCTGAATCGTACCTGCTTCTTCAGAGATCACTTCCACATTTACTTTGTCAGTTTCAAGCTCGACGATATATTCGCCTTTTTCCACATAATCCCCAGGCTGTTTAAGCCATTGTGCAATTGTACCTTCTGTAATAGATTCTGCTAATTCTGGAACTTTAATTTCTGC
The nucleotide sequence above comes from Bacillus sp. KH172YL63. Encoded proteins:
- the odhB gene encoding 2-oxoglutarate dehydrogenase complex dihydrolipoyllysine-residue succinyltransferase; translated protein: MAEIKVPELAESITEGTIAQWLKQPGDYVEKGEYIVELETDKVNVEVISEEAGTIQELKAGEGDTVEVGQVIAIVGAGGEAKAPAQPEKEEQKTEEASQPEVKDEAPSKEDKKNRPIASPAARKLAREKGIDLSEVPTDPLGRVRKQDIEAYGNKPAEAPSKPALEEKKAPAKKDDGKPVVREKMSRRRQTIAKRLVEVQQTAAMLTTFNEIDMSKVMELRKRKKDKFFEDHDVRLGFMSFFTKAVVAALKKYPYVNAEIDGDEIVLKKFYDVGVAVSTDDGLVVPVVRDCERKNFAEIEGEIMELATKARNNKLSLGDLQGGSFTITNGGVFGSLLSTPILNGPQVGILGMHKIQLRPVAIDKDTMENRPMMYIALSYDHRIIDGKEAVGFLAMVKDLLENPEDLLLEG
- a CDS encoding DUF6501 family protein, whose protein sequence is MIHQNWTESKTGKKIKCVHTDAKKYTVENVLTIGKEYEVKNESEDYYFVIDESGKMGGFYKEYFEEV
- a CDS encoding zinc ribbon domain-containing protein — encoded protein: MKHDKGCMKCGGTEAGTKDISTSGTGLSKMFDVQHNQFTVVYCKNCGYCELYNKQSSTASNILDLFLG
- a CDS encoding AMP-binding protein translates to MLYTTVGKLLEDKAKSQPEVEAVVYADRALRWSYHEFNDLCRQAAKGLMDLGIQKGDHIAIWASNTPEWLVSQFSTGKMGAVLVTVNTNYRTAELEYLLKQSDSSTIILMEEFRGASYIDMLYEICPELKSSKPGELKSEKLPNLKNVIVLGEKSFPGTYSWAEIIARGRNVSEKELDARLSSLSPDDVINMQYTSGTTGFPKGVMLTHSNIVNNGYNIAECMRLTNVDRLCIPVPFFHCFGCVLGVLACVSVGATMVPLQEFEPRNVLQTVQDEKCTGLHGVPTMFISELNLPDFDQFDLSHLRTGIMAGSNCPIEVMKGVMEKMGADEITIAYGQTESSPVITQTRTHDPIELKVETVGRALPNVEVKIVEPGTDREVPYGVQGELCTRGYHVMKGYYKNEEATRQAIDDDGWLHTGDLAVMDEHGYCRITGRLKDMIIRGGENIYPREIEEFLYSHPKVLDVQVIGIPDEVYGEEVMAWIILKEGQSASPEEIREYCTGKISRHKIPRYIEFTDSYPMTASGKIQKFRLREQAKEAASNR
- a CDS encoding GNAT family N-acetyltransferase — protein: MLVGISKRVITIRDLPAMIELFNRYESSVFGEIQTGEDEIRNMLNGIPETDRIGLFQNGDLSAASILTVKDHRLPALVIAEPNEKMGQYITMLLNELISSAKAKKKDGQGDLIIILSANIEVEKRSFETCGFTPARYWFQMKKELGSLPDPTLPAVYRISSFQPASDTEKLHEAFEEVFSDHFDYHPSTLQDFKKRFQTPAFDPNLWYLLWKGDTLVGFAFSAVNEETKLGEITHIGIRRNWRRNGLAHDLLHQAFQTLKDYGMTTAALAVDSSSPTEATIVYQKAGMYVYRGYTRYDLNV
- a CDS encoding gamma-glutamylcyclotransferase; the protein is MYVFVYGTLRRNEKNHHLLKEAEPVKEQAWTEGILFDSGKGYPVLKEGKGTIYGEIYRITPDILPSLDELEGYLEGREENLYIRKTKQISTDEGLIEAFVYETGSEALCQTEIPSGDWKVHQYLQRMPERTLYFAYGSCMDDDRFKLARVDHLFTNCLGAGELEGYSMKYLFKVHDGGRGDIIEDGGKMEGVVYDVPQQAVEYLFTREGVTPGWYRPAFVDITIGHKVYRDVLTFIVKHKVEEVCPPEHYAREILRGSMPHVSQAYHQKLQQQLIDIGMTETQVRDLLS
- a CDS encoding DedA family protein, giving the protein MDLLLGLVDQFGYAAMFLFSWMVFFGLPVPNELAAALAGYLSEWRHFDTYTSFFFLYSGLMSYGIFAFVNGRFFGTKLVSRFMKGKKSTSLIGSGEAWINRYGAVAISFSYFIPGVRLFIPYIAGASKAISLWKYLLYALPSAFIWALIYFQIGRFFPGSFHRMLSDFNLKAAALSAVFLLSTAIVLTVRKKRFVPWWKKVRARK
- the sda gene encoding sporulation histidine kinase inhibitor Sda — translated: MKILSNEQLVAAYRDAEKQGNDQDWILLLKKEIRNRGLKPFRKS